One Gallus gallus isolate bGalGal1 chromosome 11, bGalGal1.mat.broiler.GRCg7b, whole genome shotgun sequence DNA window includes the following coding sequences:
- the ARL2BP gene encoding ADP-ribosylation factor-like protein 2-binding protein (The RefSeq protein has 1 frameshift compared to this genomic sequence) translates to METSEEENFGVAVSSPSDAEFDAVVGYLEDIIMDDDFQSIQRTFMEKHYQEFDDSEENKLIYTSIFNEYISLIEKYIEEKLLDRIPGFNMTAFTMSLQQHKDEMAGDIFDMLLTFTDFLAFKEMFLDYRAEKEGRSLDLSGGLVVTSLNKSSVSSS, encoded by the exons ATGGAGACCTCAGAGGAGGAGAACTTTGGTGTAGCCGT ctcctCCCCATCTGATGCAGAGTTTGACGCTGTCGTTGGGTACCTGGAGGATATCATCATGG ATGATGACTTCCAGTCCATACAGAGGACTTTTATGGAGAAGCACTACCAGGAGTTCGATgactcagaagaaaacaagctcatctacacttctatttttaatgaatat atcTCCTTAATAGAGAAATACATTGAAGAGAAATTGCTCGATCGGATTCCTGGTTTTAATATGACTGCTTTCACAATGTCTTTGCA ACAGCACAAAGATGAAATGGCAGGCGATATTTTTGATATGCTCCTCACGTTTACTGACTTCCTGGCTTTCAAGGAGATGTTCTT GGATTACAGAGCT GAAAAAGAAGGTCGGAGTCTGGATTTAAGTGGTGGATTAGTGGTGACATCACTAAACAAATCATCAGTCTCCTCCTCCTAG